CACGACAAGTAGTTAACTACTGCTTGAGAGATAAGAGAAACGTCTAAAGCGCCACTATCAATTAGAACGTCAATGGGTATCCCCTGAACTACGCCGACCATTACGTCTTTAGAATTACGACTTTTAGGCGGAAAGCAAAAATTTACGTCCGCCTTCCTTTGATCTGAACGCTGTTTAGCAAAACAATCCTTAATATGATGacctatttttttacaatacacACAAATAGTTTTCGATTCCAGGTTAACATCGCTATTAGTTGCCTTCGCACTGGTGGAAGGTATTACGGACGCGCTAGTATGATTTTGCTTCGCGCTTACcgattgtttttgttttgaacgacaatttatttgtttgtgaCCCGTTCGACCACACGAAAAACATTTAAGCGGAACACTCGGAACATGCCGTTTCAAAGTAAGAGACTTGTCGTAACATCTATCCTTATCGGAAGTCCAACGCTTTTCTGATTTACTCGGAACGGGCTTAATGAAAGTAGCTAAGTAATTAACTAACTCAGAAGGCTTCAAATTATGATTTGTAGCAGAGGCTTTAATATGAGGATCAGTAATACCACGTATAACTATAGCACTAATAAGTTCGTCACTCAAACCTTGAACTACCCTTAAACGCAATAAAGAACGACGCGCATATTCGGCGTACGTAGCATAACCATCGGAATTCGTGCTCATCAcctcatataaaatatttgccaCATCAATCTTTTGGACACAAAGGGACttaaaatcgtttttaaaattactccaTGTTCTATCAGACGTGACCCAATCGTCCAACCATGATTTGGCATCACCCTTTAGGCAAAATCCAATACGCGATAAACACTCGGAATCGCTCCACTTATTAAGAACCTGTGCCCTATCTACCTCCGCGAACCAACAATCGACATCGTGCACATTAGGGTCGAAATTCGAAACATAATAATCACGTGAACTACCCCACTTTAAGGATTGAATTGCTTCTACGATTTTTTCAGTAGATCCAGGCGTGGACTGGACAGGCGTTTCTGCATTGTACTCCGTCGTTATAGTAGACCTATTCTCTAACGCACCTAATCGCGTCATTATTACGTGCAATGACTCGCGCAATTCCGATCTGCGTGTTGAACCACGACGACGACGTTTATAATCACTATCAACACTCGTAATCGATTGACTACGTGACCGCCTACGTTTAcccatttttgttttaaattttcactaAAACATACGACAATGCAATACACAAAGTTAAATACTAGACATTAACAGTAATCactaatagtaataaaaagagAAGAAAAAACAGTTGCGGGCTGAAAGAGGTAACAGATCCCACTTctgatataataaacaaacaattagattaaaaaaaaaagaaacatttatcaatttttataataaacaaacaattagattaaaaaaaaagaaacatttatcaattttaaatacacttataatgtctaatatttatctttaaacataaataacaatgaaATACGATACGCTATGTGGAGTGATGCACCCGTCCGTTCACGGCAAGGTCCCGAGGGAAAGAGATATGTACAACGGCTCGCTGTGTGCACATCAAAATGGCGGCTAGTAACACGAAGCTAAACACGTCTATGGCCAAATGTCACCCTTGCGCCTGTCAgcttacaatacaataaaggaTAAAGCAAAAGGCAGGAGATTTTAGTCGGAAACGGAACATGAAGTGATTGTAAAGAATTCAGAAAGGAGGTACGGTCATATTGGgaacaagaaaagaaaatatggtcaaggtcaccaatatcttctccacactcacaaatattactatcaataataCGAAGCCTTGCTAAATGATGAGGTGTACAAACATGTCCTAAACGCATTCTGGAAATGATAGAAGTGACAGTTTTAGAACTTTTAACCTCAAAGAACCATGGTCTACTGGGGATCCTGGGTTGAATTTCAGCATAATAGATTTATCTTGACTATCCTAAATTGTCAAATGTATACTCTGTGTATAGTATGACAGCAGTCAGTGTCGTTTGTCATAAGTCATTCATTCACATTGTCTACTGTCTAGTTAGCTTCTGCTCGAAAGCTAAACAGAAGACAAGTTTAAAATtcgtaattcaaataaattttggtttttgatttttcgtttcttaatgtttaaaaactcGATCTGTGGCATAAAATTAATCTAACATCGAGGTCTAAacatatcaaattaaatattattggtaAAGATACGATTTATTAAGAATGAGTTTTTCATTTGGAGCAGCTACGACTACTTCGGGTACCACTTTCGGTACAACTTCTCCCGCTcaaggtatttttttcttaaaatacgtACTAAAATTCACTTTAGCGTTTGATTAGTAATTTGTGCCATACATTTCATTTGGTATATTTTTCAACTGTCTATGTGTTTCATAgtaagattttatattaaaaaaataaccttaAATTCCAATGACGGTTTGTTTATTGGCTATATCAATATCAAATTATGGGcttaaaatttttgttcttCTCTTCTAGGGTCCTTATTTGGCGGTGGAGATGCATCAAAAGCATTGCAAGGATCTGGGGGTTAGATAAACccattatttttcatacttttattatttattaatataaccaGTACCCTTCCACTAATTACAACTGAATCAAATTttgttcttaaaaaataaactataatgcTATACTGTACACTTTATTAtgagtaatatttatatattacactaACATATAtccgtttttttataatcacagtaacaattttgtatattataaattttacttttagatAAACCAAGCTTGTTTGGTGGAGCGGGTACAAGTACACCAGCATTTGGAAGTTTCGCTTTTGGGGCTAAAACAACAACTGCTGCCCCTAATTtgtgtatgtatatttattgttgtggGTACCCACTTCCTTTCAttcttctttaaatatattttttaaagtgggtAATACATCATGTACCTGCTAAATATAGGCAAACTAATGTTGCCTATATAAAGATGATGAGAGATGAGAAGTGTCAGCCAACCAAGTTGAGGTATGTGTCCTTTGCCTACCTCTTTGGGTATCAggtataacatatatttattccaataaataatgaaaattgtaaatttccTTTTTGTTGGttctttttaacattttttgtcATAATTTTCAGTTTCCACACCAACAACAAGTACCCCAACAGCCTTCGGTGGCGGAAAGCCTTTGAATTTCTCTTTTTCATCTCCTCCAAATCAAACTGTTGGCAGTCCTGGGTTTGGATCTCCAGCAAATCAGGTATTTTAAaagtacaataataatgtataatgagAATCAGAATTTAAGCATTACATTAAGATGTTTTGTTCTagatagaatttttttaattaaaagcagTATGCAGCATTGactttattcaaaaatagGTCACTGCAGTGCTTCATTtgatgataaaaaaatctgtaccTTCTCAAAAATTACGgttcaaagtttatatttaggtAATTTGGACTCGAATGACTTAGAGTAAAACAGATCCAGCTGAAAAAGCATATTCTATACaggcatattttttatataattaaaattatttaaatgaagtgTAAATTTTAGCACTCTCCGCAATCATTAgcacttttattaatttaaagtctTATTATCACTTCTTTTAAAAGCTGAGTATAAAATGAATGatgatgaataaaataaaatgaatttcaGAATGCCGCTCAGAATCTTTCATTTGGTGGCAACACACAAAATGCTCCGGCATTTGGATCTCCAGCCCCGACTACTCAAGGTTCATACTTtcctttttagatttttatacaaCATTGATAATTTCATTGAAAGGCCAGAAAAATTACtacatcattaaaaaaaagggtgcgtgtacttatgtacgcgcgtaagaagttatacttctttggcattattaaaaatagtatttgattacatgaaaataattaattacaattaaataatcaaagactggaaaaggagtcattatagtcaaaagttcagtttatatttgaaaaatcaaataaataaatatttattattattctcttacattaagtgtaacataaattctattattattcgaatgttgtttttaaattatgtccaatgccgtagcatcttccgtgggcaacttcattctgttaattttgtgtcacggtgcgcgcgcatcgtaaaatgtcactctcatcaatttttcataacgcgcctaaagaagtcttcaactttaaaatttgttaattgGCCACTacataattcatattaaacagACTCTTAATGTATGGTTAAGGCTTTTAATAAGTGTTGTACgctaatgttttttaaatatatttcagcaTCATCCAGCTTTGGTACTCCAGCAAGCACAGGTTTTGGGTTTGGCAAACCCTCAACGGGTTTTAACTTTACAACACCAGCGTCAGGTTTTTCAGCACCTCAAGTAACTGTaagttaaatctaatatataaaattctcgtgtcgcggtgtttgtggttaaactcctccgaaatggctcgaccgattctcatgatgttttgtgtgcatataaggtaagtctgagaatcggacaacatctatttttcatccctctaaatgttaagggtagtccaccactaaaaattttttctttttgagatatttatttctgtttttagttttttataatacagcattaaaaaatacatacaacccctaaccttcacccctctacgatcaacccctatttttttattataaatgatatacatctatacatggcaaaacaatgtttgcccggtcagctagtattgttatataaattttaacctTAACAATTAAGAGCCTTTAATCTGTCGGTatgacaaaaattattaattaaaatagtatttgaaTATGATTCTTGAAGTAATATCAAATGTATGCAAAATAtgctttttacttttactgtaaaaaaaaaagcaacaataaaattaatagtcaATTTACTAATTTGACTCATTTTATTGAATCATAACTTAGCATTAGTAaaggtacatatatatatatattttagtaaataaatagaagcGTAAACCACATGTTAGCCATTGTCGCATACCACATTCTTGTTTACAATAATGTTCAAAAAGGTTGACTGGGCCACTTAGATTCATGAACCCTTAAATAAGCTAATTTAGTTTTGTGTTAGAGTTGCAACCACACTTTCTcctaattttttgttaattataagctcatattttaaactattaggCGTCGCCCTAATTGGGAGCGATCGTACGATGGCGCGATGCGATTTTCATCTCACGATCAAAGTGGTCGTGCGATGACCTAACAGATGTCCTAATAGATCGCGCGATGTCCATCGTGTGATGCCGTCGTTCGCCCCTCGCGCGTCGACGCATCGCGTAGTAACCGATTAGGACACTCAAAAGAGATCTGTTGCTTTGATTACATGATCGCACGATCAAACGCATCGTACGATCGTTATTAAAGCATTTCATGTGCTTGTACGATTACTTGCGAGGTTCAAATAGGACACTCTGATGAAATCTGTATGTTTGAACTCATCGCACGACGAGAACGCATCGTGTCATCGTGCGATCGCTCCCAATTAGGACGACGCCTTAGAGTCAGTTGTTACCCAACTTCAAActtaatatatctaatataattaatatatctaaacAAATCTACAATAACCGGACTAACTCTTGTTTTAGTGACTTTTTGTTATCCATGATTTTAAGTCATTGTATTCCTAATAATTAAAGTCTGATGGTATTATAGTGTTAATgcaataatgtataattaaaaaaaaacaaaatcttgTTCTAGACTACAAGTCAGCCCACCCAAGGAGCAAGTGCGTTTGGTGGAAAGGGATTCGGTTTTGGTACATCTACGGCCACTACTAGCTCTGCTGCTCCAGGTATGGATACAATATATCGTTACAACATAAAGCTGATCCAGATTTTTCTTCTGGAAGTAGATTTTTCATATAAGACACAAAAATCAAAGTGTGCGTACAAATCAAACTtgtcagaagtgaaatttcttcgggaaaagtaatttttacgtCTTGTgcattttatacaaatctaaaactatttaaaactatctaatttaatcattatcaaatgttaggaatttaattaatttaattatcattaaaatattatgtgtcGAAAATTTatgcaaatttttttttttctgcgataataaaaacacgtggcattttaatttacaattcgtcatttgagatttcaataaactattttgcataaaatataatactaatatttcataaattctccgaaattttaaaatagaatttctataaggtaactTCTCACTCttaatcggtctcaatcgctctctctcctttttcttcgacaaaaaagCTGCACATTTTCGAATTCTTCGAATCGGTTAtagtagatttaaaaaaacaataaataaataaaataaatatgtttattatggattataaggtatcacttattccacgtcattaaattattaattcctactcatcggcaaagaagacaggccgagagaaaaagccggcgtaaaaaactctcggtattcttttaaaattgcaaatcaatattaatcactataatgtttatatattaaatgacattgcaaaaaatttatgacatttgcatgcctatttatatatggctgattgtgcggatataaaaaaagagtgtgtgtacttatgtacacgcgttagaagttatacttctttggcatatGGAAAAAATCATAACTAAAATGCAGTAgtgattaacgataaatattaaaattaatcaataaaattattattaatagataaatactatcaccgtcgtatatgaaattgatttaataaaaacaccagttattcacactgtttaattttactgttacgaaacacgtgttctaaatataaaaatactagaatatacaacttgaacatagtaacgcgccaaaagaagtataacttcaaaaataaatcatgTGATTATAAAATCACATAAGGTTTGATTGTGATATAGTAAAAttctcatttttaattatgtaagataaattttacaaccacaagatttttataccatattcttgcaaataaattattgttattatgattatgtatttctgatataagcctataaataaataacataaaagtaagaattaatatattgtatttttgacgATTTATGAAATAGTAAATAGCTTGTCAAAAGATCTTATAAAATCCattaatatgatattatttCAGCTCCAGCCTTCGGTACAAATCAGCCAAATGTCCAAAATTTGTCATTCGGTGCAACCACCCAAGCTCAAAACCAAAACCAAAGCTTTGCTTTTGCAACCACTCAAGCTAAACCAGGACCGCCCAGTTTGTTCCCAACCCCACAAACATCGACGTTTGGGGCGAAACCGGGTTTCGGTGGTCAGGCACAAACACCTAGCGGTTTCACGAGTCAACCATCTTTTGCGAGTGCTGGAATGACATTGGGAACTAGTGCCCCGAGTTCTTCTGCAATGCCAGCGGCCCAACCTAGCACGGCCATTGGATCTGGGTTCAATTTTGGTGGCAACACTTTGGGCACAACAACTTCCACAGCATTAACAGGATTGGGCTCAAATATTGGCCTCTCCAAACCCCAAACTACGGGACTCAATTTGGGAACTCCTTTGGCCACGTCATCTGCGGGGTTCAATTTGGGTACATCAACTGGTTTGGGTACCAATGTGTCTACGGGACCTAAGTTGGGAGGCGGACCCAGTCTGGGTACAACTACCACTGGAATGAATTTGGGAACTAGTACCGCGGGGGGATTTAATTTAGGTCCGTCTTTAGGACTCAATACGGCCACAAGCGCGGCCCAAGGTCTCAGTTTGGGCACAAGTACGGCCCAAGGTCTCAATTTGGGCACAAGTACGGCCCAAGGTCTCAGTTTGGGCACAAGTACGGCCCAAGGTCTCAGTTTGGGCACAAGTACGGCCCAAGGTCTCAGTTTGGGCACAAGTGCGGCCCCAGGATTCAGTTTGGGCACAAGTGCGGCCCCAGGCCTCAATTTGGGTACAAGTGCATCTTCAGGACTCAATTTGGGTACAAGTGTATCTACAGGTCTCAAATTGGGGACTAGCGTGTCTTCGGGACTCAATTTGGGGACTAGTACATCGACGGGGTTGAACTTAGGCACCAGTACCGCGACAGGACTTGCTTTGGGTACCAGTACTTCATCGGGACTCAATTTAGGTACGAGTACCGCTACAGGGATTAATCTTGGTACAACTACGTCTACGGGACTCGGTCTGGGTACAAGTACTGGTTTAGGATTTCCATCATCCAATGCACTAACCCTGGGAAAACCCACATCAGCGACGGCTGCATCTTCGAtaggtatgtattttttaccttataataaatactttaatatagGAAACTGTAAAAGTAGGCAGAAGATATAAATAGGTAGGTCCTTTTTTAAAccataaatcaaatttaaatcaaaaaatcTAGTTTCAAGAGCTGTCAGACTATGTTTGACATATTTCACAATAGTactgattgttttttttttttttatgtaatggggcaaacgggcaggtcatctgatgttaaatgataccgccgcccctGGACATGGACTCACTTTGCTTGAgtgctcgcaagtgcgttgccagctttttaagaattggtacgctctttctgGACAAACGTTAGCTGGAGATTTttccataatatatttttttatcctttttatttaaagttgggTTAATTcaaacacttataactcgatcTTGCTGTACcgatttttatagtttttgattttGTTGTATTTGTCTCCGTCGCGAATATgttattaaactataaatattgtgaaattaacgaaaaataaaatctccaatacaaaatgtttatttgtaaCTGTCAAACATTTATTGTTCATCCCGTCGATACGGTGAACTCTCCCCTCAAATCaaaagtatttaaacaaaGGATAAATATCCACAATATTCGGACTATGGCGTAATTTAGATTTCCTcaatatgttttccttcaccgttcgagcgaatgttaaatgcgcacatagaaagtccattggtgcacagccggtaatcgaacctacgacctcagagatgagagtcgcacgctaaagccactaggcaaacACTACTCTGTTATTTAAACTAAGGAAAATATATCAAGGTACATTGTATTGTTGAAAAGGCtggtcacctacttgcctattagattgacaaattatcataaaacatatacagaaatctgaggcctagacctaaaaaggttgtatctcccctgtaattttttttttctgtaacaCGATATCAATTGACTGTTTTGTACCTTTGGcggttaaacaaaataaaatttaaagcagactactattatttattataattgcgagtttttttaatgttcatAGATGTTTTATCTATACTTATAACCATAGAATCTCCACGAACTGTCAACGTCTTTgtcattttaatcaaattttggatattttatacaaatggactatttataattattaattgaaatttcaGCTTCTTCTACGCCATCTGGGATAATGGCTCTCGGTAAATCCACAGCCAGTTCCTCCCTTACAACGGCTACTGCGTAAGTAGTTGATTAACCAGCGGTTAAGTTTAACCCACACttcaaagatttaaatttattttaagcttagtttaaattgtattaattgtttAGGCTAGAAATACTGCACGGATTTTAGAAGGTTTAAAATCGATAGAATACTTCCAGAATAATCTGCGACGTATCTCttatatttactaatatttttattgtaaactccccccgcgaacttcgtttctccttaatgtgattttactttgcctttttagtacataccaacatggaacattttgctatgctccCAAGatactgttcggttttctggaattaaaactttttaagtttttctttgaatttttctctatataaacctcagagttccagtcataagattttaattaacaaataaaaatagggattgatcgtagaggggtgaaaattaagggttgtatgtatttttgtatgctgtatcataaaaaaataaaaatttcggGGTTGACCgcccttaacatttaaaagtttgataGATAGATTAGAgacatcttaaaattaaattaaaaatagaaaatttaaacttacAATCATTGGTTATCTAGTACTAGGTATAAATAAAGTGCTAGGTTCAAAGTGTGACAGTAGGAACCTGTTATTGACGCCCATGCCAATTGTCAAGGTACAGTACGTCGTTAAAAGTTGACTTTGAACAAGTActtaagtagaaaataaaagaagaaagaaaataatgaaCACCTTCATaacataaaagttttaaaagttaattaaatttataattctatATGAAAGTTTATTGCAGTGTTAACTTTTTTTTCGTTATACGGAGGgaagagaaataaataaccaattacaataatttctaattttattacaatcaattggtaaattattctaaacacaTATTCTGTTAACTTTGCCTGACGTGTTTTACTATGACATgcaatgtaatctaagaataatggcacacgtgttaatgcacataacaataacaaaggcgagacggcctgtttatgacctcaggtCATTCTTAGAAATTACAATAGGTTAGTTTTttaagctgattataaaaacaattacatatttagacatcaacaacatacttaagtatgttgttgatgtctaaatatttcttcgtaataAAGAATGGATGTTGCGTTATAAAAagtgaattaatgtatgggttttgtgttaaaccaaacttcactcatttttacgttatagagactttttctttataacgaatgatGTTAAAGAGTTCACACtgtatatgttaatattttctgtttaatttaacattatttttactaaataataattataactgaaCAGATTGGCCAAACACAGAcgttatgtgtgtgtgtgagccCAAACctacaaaacataaataataataattaatagataatataatattttcagaaCTGTAGCGTCTGCGCCACCCGCAGCCATTTCGTCAATATCATTCGCCCAGCTCGAGGAAAACATAAACAAGTGGACCCTGGAGTTGGAAGAACAGGAGAAGACGTTCATCCACCAAGCCACGCAGGTCAACGCCTGGGATCGGCTGCTAATTGCCAACGGAGAGAAGGTaatcacaaatatttttttaaccaacttcaaaaattaaaaaaaaaaccttgttTGTagtacagttttatttttatgtataattattattatctattaggCTTTCAAGGACCTTTGCTTAATTTGATAGATGTATGTttgtctataattttattgagaCTAAAAATCATGGAGATGATCTtgtatggattttgataaatttaaggAACAGtcgaagttttattaaaatgggtttagtaatttttaagatacaggtatccaTGCCTTTCTGATAAAAAAACGTTACTAGCatgtatagttattttttcctttagaaataggtatttaaagtaaactgatttaaagattatttttctaaatttcaaaaattatttatttcgttacacaaaaaatttatagtGGTACATATCCAGTGTACATTATTTCCTAGAATGTAACAAACTTCTAAAACTAAACACGTTTTTAAAgcggttttgttttttttaaaatagatacttaaaactaaagatgaaatattctatcaaataaaacaaagtttaggctattatacctgttaactattcggaaaatagaaataaaaatgagtaattgcatgaagtatcaagacaataaatcatactaacctaagaaattcaatgacattctgtgttgccatccgaaaattttcaaatacttcaattatcttctttcattagcctgACTCT
This genomic stretch from Pieris napi chromosome 19, ilPieNapi1.2, whole genome shotgun sequence harbors:
- the LOC125059227 gene encoding nucleoporin nsp1-like isoform X1; translated protein: MSFSFGAATTTSGTTFGTTSPAQGSLFGGGDASKALQGSGDKPSLFGGAGTSTPAFGSFAFGAKTTTAAPNLFSTPTTSTPTAFGGGKPLNFSFSSPPNQTVGSPGFGSPANQNAAQNLSFGGNTQNAPAFGSPAPTTQGSSASSSFGTPASTGFGFGKPSTGFNFTTPASGFSAPQVTTTSQPTQGASAFGGKGFGFGTSTATTSSAAPAPAFGTNQPNVQNLSFGATTQAQNQNQSFAFATTQAKPGPPSLFPTPQTSTFGAKPGFGGQAQTPSGFTSQPSFASAGMTLGTSAPSSSAMPAAQPSTAIGSGFNFGGNTLGTTTSTALTGLGSNIGLSKPQTTGLNLGTPLATSSAGFNLGTSTGLGTNVSTGPKLGGGPSLGTTTTGMNLGTSTAGGFNLGPSLGLNTATSAAQGLSLGTSTAQGLNLGTSTAQGLSLGTSTAQGLSLGTSTAQGLSLGTSAAPGFSLGTSAAPGLNLGTSASSGLNLGTSVSTGLKLGTSVSSGLNLGTSTSTGLNLGTSTATGLALGTSTSSGLNLGTSTATGINLGTTTSTGLGLGTSTGLGFPSSNALTLGKPTSATAASSIASSTPSGIMALGKSTASSSLTTATATVASAPPAAISSISFAQLEENINKWTLELEEQEKTFIHQATQVNAWDRLLIANGEKIVELNDAVETVKNEQQSLEHELDFVLGQQKELEDLLAPLEKQLKEDGDRMRDPEREHMYTLAENLDSQLRQMSEDLKEVIEHLNETNRSQDSNDPIVQIGRILNAHMSSMQWIDGSITQISTKLDHLKVTHDTLRRENEKSFQLTYS
- the LOC125059227 gene encoding nuclear pore glycoprotein p62-like isoform X2: MSFSFGAATTTSGTTFGTTSPAQGSLFGGGDASKALQGSGDKPSLFGGAGTSTPAFGSFAFGAKTTTAAPNLFSTPTTSTPTAFGGGKPLNFSFSSPPNQTVGSPGFGSPANQNAAQNLSFGGNTQNAPAFGSPAPTTQASSSFGTPASTGFGFGKPSTGFNFTTPASGFSAPQVTTTSQPTQGASAFGGKGFGFGTSTATTSSAAPAPAFGTNQPNVQNLSFGATTQAQNQNQSFAFATTQAKPGPPSLFPTPQTSTFGAKPGFGGQAQTPSGFTSQPSFASAGMTLGTSAPSSSAMPAAQPSTAIGSGFNFGGNTLGTTTSTALTGLGSNIGLSKPQTTGLNLGTPLATSSAGFNLGTSTGLGTNVSTGPKLGGGPSLGTTTTGMNLGTSTAGGFNLGPSLGLNTATSAAQGLSLGTSTAQGLNLGTSTAQGLSLGTSTAQGLSLGTSTAQGLSLGTSAAPGFSLGTSAAPGLNLGTSASSGLNLGTSVSTGLKLGTSVSSGLNLGTSTSTGLNLGTSTATGLALGTSTSSGLNLGTSTATGINLGTTTSTGLGLGTSTGLGFPSSNALTLGKPTSATAASSIASSTPSGIMALGKSTASSSLTTATATVASAPPAAISSISFAQLEENINKWTLELEEQEKTFIHQATQVNAWDRLLIANGEKIVELNDAVETVKNEQQSLEHELDFVLGQQKELEDLLAPLEKQLKEDGDRMRDPEREHMYTLAENLDSQLRQMSEDLKEVIEHLNETNRSQDSNDPIVQIGRILNAHMSSMQWIDGSITQISTKLDHLKVTHDTLRRENEKSFQLTYS